The proteins below come from a single Acaryochloris sp. CCMEE 5410 genomic window:
- a CDS encoding SPFH domain-containing protein, giving the protein MAISMCSLGLWQSLRVYANVPSSKISPEETNLEKQPFDYWKLGRQIVLVFGVIGTVWFAIVFFQKGCVVIGEDEVGIKYKKFSLNPFQPKSSRRQLISRNKEPGYQPDTIDSGWTWLFPGMYTIYKEPVVEVPPGEIALVFAHDGEDIPNERILAKYVKCNSFQDGDIFLQKGGEKGRQLGILTGGTSYRINTKLFTVITRSNLADHDSTLKPEDLLVYKIDSDKIGIVTTSDGAPLETGEIAGPTISGHDNFQSPQKFIDGGGNKGLQEDVLSSGPWNLNPWFVKVEQVPLTEIREGTVGVVVSLIGEGKMGRSIENSSSELSLFTNRYDLVDRGKRGVWKEPLDVGSYPINTKVRRIVLVPTHQITLDWSNDESKPDENYDKSLGTLTLRLKDRIPVDIVVRQRFRVPKENAPLMVSQIGSPGDITTNSIITDYSATVQKYKSIRDLIVRVLEPTVRSYFYNAVQDCEAEDFYIHRSDQQKDAAQYLKGVLREHGVEAIDTLIGEIDLPDVFDNLEIKRKLEEKKRNLIEQEILTEDLKRKLAYLKAVTGKQEELVNSQMSLEFAEREAQVKLQKALADAKAMREQGRAQADVELALRQAISDALGQRAYIEIEKLKEISKFKLPPIVGGNEGSGAGLLIDTLLASVMENLTSGNSEAISGSIIEQVAALFSIDLNEPESKQLKSSSDIQVVNSETTASLSEDTSVVCNSCGTLNPPNHKFCFECSSPLVYSSDSKK; this is encoded by the coding sequence ATGGCTATATCTATGTGCAGCTTAGGCCTATGGCAGAGCTTGAGGGTATATGCTAACGTGCCAAGTTCAAAAATTTCGCCTGAAGAAACAAATCTTGAAAAGCAGCCTTTTGACTATTGGAAGCTTGGTAGGCAGATCGTCTTGGTGTTTGGGGTTATTGGAACAGTTTGGTTTGCAATAGTTTTTTTTCAAAAGGGATGCGTTGTAATTGGAGAAGATGAAGTTGGTATCAAGTACAAGAAATTCAGTCTTAATCCCTTTCAGCCAAAGTCTTCTCGCAGACAATTAATTTCTAGGAATAAAGAGCCAGGATATCAACCCGATACCATTGATAGTGGTTGGACATGGTTGTTTCCTGGCATGTATACCATATACAAGGAGCCTGTAGTTGAGGTACCTCCTGGAGAAATTGCTCTTGTTTTTGCCCATGATGGAGAAGATATTCCTAATGAACGCATACTAGCAAAATACGTTAAATGTAATAGCTTTCAAGATGGTGATATCTTTTTACAAAAAGGTGGTGAAAAAGGACGGCAGTTAGGTATTTTAACAGGAGGGACTTCTTATCGAATTAACACGAAACTATTTACGGTAATTACTCGCTCTAACTTAGCTGACCATGATTCAACACTAAAGCCTGAAGACCTACTAGTTTACAAGATAGACTCAGATAAAATTGGGATTGTAACTACCTCAGACGGTGCACCCCTCGAAACCGGAGAGATAGCAGGTCCTACTATCTCAGGTCACGATAATTTTCAAAGTCCCCAAAAGTTTATCGATGGAGGAGGTAATAAAGGACTGCAAGAAGATGTTCTCTCTTCTGGACCATGGAATTTAAATCCTTGGTTTGTGAAAGTAGAACAAGTGCCCCTAACGGAGATACGCGAGGGAACAGTCGGTGTTGTAGTTTCATTAATTGGTGAGGGGAAAATGGGGAGGAGCATTGAAAACTCTTCCTCTGAGTTGAGCCTATTTACCAATAGATATGATTTAGTTGATCGAGGAAAGAGAGGTGTTTGGAAAGAACCTCTTGATGTTGGTTCATACCCAATTAATACGAAAGTCAGGCGAATTGTGCTTGTTCCAACACATCAAATCACTTTAGATTGGTCAAACGATGAAAGCAAGCCGGATGAAAACTACGATAAATCGCTGGGCACCTTAACTCTGCGACTTAAGGATAGAATTCCTGTAGATATAGTAGTAAGACAGCGCTTTAGAGTACCTAAAGAGAACGCGCCTCTTATGGTTTCACAAATCGGCTCCCCAGGAGACATAACTACAAACTCGATAATCACTGATTATAGTGCGACTGTCCAAAAATATAAATCTATTCGAGATCTCATCGTCAGAGTGTTAGAGCCAACAGTCAGGAGCTATTTCTATAATGCGGTTCAAGACTGTGAGGCGGAGGATTTTTACATTCACCGAAGCGACCAACAGAAAGATGCTGCTCAATATCTAAAGGGAGTCTTGAGAGAGCATGGAGTGGAGGCAATTGACACGCTAATAGGCGAGATAGATCTGCCAGATGTATTCGATAATCTTGAAATTAAGCGCAAGTTAGAGGAAAAAAAGAGGAATCTGATAGAACAAGAAATATTAACTGAGGATCTCAAACGGAAGTTGGCTTATTTGAAGGCAGTTACAGGGAAGCAAGAAGAACTAGTTAATTCTCAAATGAGTTTAGAATTTGCCGAGCGAGAGGCTCAGGTCAAACTTCAAAAAGCACTTGCTGACGCGAAAGCTATGCGAGAACAGGGACGAGCTCAAGCTGATGTGGAACTAGCTCTTAGACAAGCAATTAGTGACGCTCTTGGTCAAAGGGCTTATATCGAGATAGAAAAACTAAAGGAGATAAGTAAGTTTAAGCTGCCTCCCATTGTTGGAGGAAATGAAGGCTCCGGTGCTGGATTATTGATTGATACGTTGTTGGCTTCAGTAATGGAGAACTTAACAAGTGGCAATTCCGAAGCAATCAGTGGAAGCATTATTGAACAGGTTGCAGCTTTATTTTCGATAGATTTGAATGAACCAGAATCTAAGCAGCTTAAAAGTTCGTCAGATATACAAGTTGTTAACTCTGAGACGACGGCTTCATTGTCTGAAGATACTTCAGTTGTTTGCAACAGCTGCGGAACTCTGAATCCTCCTAACCATAAGTTTTGCTTTGAGTGTAGTAGTCCTTTGGTATACTCCTCAGACTCAAAAAAGTGA
- a CDS encoding Uma2 family endonuclease, which yields MTAITLNLEPVVTLTDEQFYKLCMANKDVAMERSPMGELIIMPPVGGGSGSKEADYITDLNLWNRQAGLGIVFSSSTMFKLPGGGDRSPDAAWVSQERWDALSLEEKEQFPPICPDFVIELRSKSDRLGPLQAKMLEYLDSGLRLGWLINPQDQTVEIYRAGKEAEIVLLPATVSGEDVLPGFALELS from the coding sequence ATGACGGCTATCACGCTCAACTTAGAACCGGTAGTGACACTGACCGATGAGCAGTTTTATAAACTGTGTATGGCCAATAAAGACGTGGCTATGGAGCGTAGCCCAATGGGAGAATTGATCATTATGCCCCCAGTTGGTGGTGGAAGTGGAAGCAAGGAAGCAGACTATATTACTGACCTCAATCTCTGGAATCGCCAAGCTGGCCTAGGTATAGTCTTTAGTTCGTCCACTATGTTCAAACTGCCTGGTGGAGGGGATCGTTCTCCTGATGCTGCCTGGGTGAGCCAAGAACGTTGGGATGCGCTTTCCCTAGAGGAAAAGGAGCAGTTTCCGCCCATTTGTCCCGACTTTGTGATTGAACTCCGCTCAAAAAGCGATCGCTTGGGGCCTTTACAGGCAAAGATGTTGGAGTATCTAGACAGTGGCTTGAGGCTGGGGTGGTTGATTAATCCTCAGGATCAAACAGTAGAGATATATCGAGCGGGGAAAGAGGCCGAAATTGTGCTGCTTCCGGCTACTGTGTCTGGGGAAGATGTACTACCAGGGTTTGCGCTGGAGCTAAGCTGA
- a CDS encoding RuBisCO accumulation factor 1, whose product MTSFTPPGSSPDIDVDQLLLMLRRKEKTWVDWGMACQQLQKAGYSPQQIFEESGIEPIQQNQIIVAGQVYQNLKDKGAEAACQYFGERRSDILYEFRVLNQVERAAAATLAAEKQLDADEARAIAKAMKEFSRLSETPVGFTDTPGDAMAYRCWYFARQKDDLQERSRLIGQGLKFAHSDSAREQLQMLLSDFSVVKAKEAPRLPFFRLESEEELPRLMPVMGHLPLTLTDLKAVPVVEEEEPFGMVQFSGTCAWVPVPGWQVILRAEDPVALLAQVQDLGLDLPRPTEEVLVIVDRDQRQWHEDCYFLVEADGQLQVQWFAEAPEQKLYGQVVLVMRPKRILDENFTKDPWHTDE is encoded by the coding sequence ATGACTTCCTTTACGCCCCCTGGATCTAGCCCTGATATTGATGTTGACCAGCTTTTGCTGATGCTGCGCCGTAAGGAGAAAACCTGGGTGGACTGGGGCATGGCATGTCAGCAGCTCCAGAAAGCGGGCTATAGTCCCCAGCAGATTTTTGAAGAATCTGGGATTGAGCCGATTCAGCAGAACCAAATTATTGTGGCGGGACAGGTCTATCAAAACCTGAAGGATAAGGGGGCAGAGGCGGCTTGCCAATATTTTGGTGAGCGCCGTAGCGATATTCTCTATGAGTTTCGGGTGTTGAATCAGGTGGAACGAGCGGCAGCAGCTACTCTGGCGGCTGAGAAGCAGTTGGATGCAGATGAAGCCCGTGCGATCGCAAAAGCGATGAAGGAGTTCAGTCGTCTCTCGGAGACTCCGGTGGGATTCACCGATACACCGGGAGATGCCATGGCCTATCGATGCTGGTATTTTGCCCGTCAAAAGGATGATTTGCAGGAGCGCTCTCGTTTAATTGGCCAGGGGCTAAAGTTTGCCCATAGTGATTCAGCACGAGAGCAGCTACAAATGCTGTTGAGTGATTTCTCGGTGGTGAAGGCGAAAGAGGCTCCTCGCCTACCGTTTTTTCGGTTGGAATCGGAGGAGGAGTTGCCCCGATTGATGCCGGTGATGGGGCACTTGCCGTTGACTCTGACGGATTTGAAGGCGGTGCCTGTGGTGGAGGAGGAAGAGCCGTTTGGGATGGTGCAGTTTTCAGGAACTTGTGCTTGGGTGCCAGTGCCAGGGTGGCAGGTGATTTTGCGGGCGGAGGATCCGGTGGCGTTGTTAGCGCAGGTGCAAGATTTAGGCCTGGATCTGCCTCGGCCAACGGAGGAGGTGTTGGTGATTGTTGATCGCGATCAGCGGCAGTGGCATGAGGACTGCTATTTTTTGGTGGAGGCGGATGGGCAGTTACAGGTGCAGTGGTTTGCGGAGGCTCCTGAGCAGAAGCTTTATGGGCAGGTGGTTTTGGTGATGCGGCCTAAGCGGATTTTGGATGAGAATTTTACGAAGGATCCTTGGCATACGGATGAGTAG
- a CDS encoding AAA family ATPase: MGYYLSPRFLDRLAVHITKNFMDLPGLRVPLILGIHGRKGEGKSFQCELLFEQMGIEPVRMSAGELESPDAGDPVRLIRMRYREAAELIKVRGKMCVLLINDLDAGASRMDQTTQYTVNTQLVNGTLMNIADNPTDVQLPGSYDTQPIRRVPILVTGNDFSTLYAPLVRDGRMDKFYWQPSDEDRLGIVQGIFEPDRLSSSVIEQLVNHFADQAIDFFGALRSRIYDEQVRDFIRNLGIGNVSTYLVNSPERQVQIQPPALALDYLIELGEAMVGEQDRLHHAGLAQAYLSGAKAEPVKPSPPPPESEANHYLQADIASQSKGDWPDYIAHHEIEHLFQQAMRQGSQLNLETATSREKAGNVWRSWTWPQAPRTVTDAMAGLQTCLQDHPQSYIKLIGYDPRTQTRTLEELIVRPQ; this comes from the coding sequence ATGGGTTATTACCTATCGCCTCGATTTTTAGATAGACTGGCCGTCCATATCACCAAGAACTTTATGGACTTGCCAGGGCTGCGAGTGCCTCTGATCTTAGGGATTCATGGTCGCAAGGGAGAAGGAAAATCTTTCCAATGTGAGCTGTTGTTTGAGCAGATGGGCATTGAGCCCGTACGTATGTCGGCGGGTGAGCTGGAAAGCCCTGATGCAGGAGATCCAGTGCGCCTGATTCGGATGCGCTATCGAGAAGCAGCAGAACTGATCAAAGTGCGGGGCAAGATGTGCGTACTGCTGATTAACGATCTGGATGCGGGGGCGAGTCGGATGGATCAGACCACGCAGTATACCGTTAATACCCAGTTAGTGAACGGCACCTTGATGAATATTGCCGATAACCCCACGGATGTGCAGCTACCGGGTAGCTACGATACTCAGCCCATTCGCCGGGTGCCGATTTTGGTGACGGGCAATGATTTTTCCACCCTTTATGCACCCCTGGTGCGGGATGGACGGATGGATAAGTTCTATTGGCAGCCTAGTGATGAAGATCGGTTGGGGATAGTCCAGGGGATTTTTGAGCCGGATCGGTTATCCAGTTCTGTGATTGAACAGCTGGTCAATCATTTTGCCGACCAGGCTATCGACTTTTTTGGGGCATTGCGATCGCGCATCTATGACGAACAGGTGCGAGACTTTATTCGCAATCTTGGTATTGGCAACGTCTCTACTTATTTGGTCAATTCTCCTGAGCGACAGGTGCAGATCCAGCCCCCGGCCCTGGCATTAGACTATTTAATAGAGCTGGGTGAGGCGATGGTGGGTGAACAAGACCGTCTGCACCATGCTGGTTTGGCTCAAGCTTATCTGTCGGGAGCAAAGGCTGAACCTGTTAAACCTTCCCCTCCCCCACCTGAGTCAGAGGCAAACCATTACCTCCAGGCTGATATTGCATCTCAATCTAAGGGTGACTGGCCGGACTATATTGCCCATCATGAGATTGAGCATCTGTTTCAACAGGCCATGCGCCAGGGTAGCCAACTGAATTTAGAAACTGCTACATCTCGGGAAAAGGCGGGTAATGTCTGGCGCAGCTGGACTTGGCCGCAAGCGCCTCGAACGGTGACGGATGCCATGGCGGGGTTGCAAACCTGTCTGCAAGATCATCCCCAAAGTTACATTAAGTTGATTGGGTATGATCCGCGTACCCAAACCCGTACCCTAGAAGAACTGATTGTTCGTCCCCAGTAA
- a CDS encoding GDSL-type esterase/lipase family protein — protein MPKDDKDLRICFVGDSFVNGVGDLGCLGWTGRICATMYRRGYDFTSYNLGVRQSTSADIEDRWLSEVQARCPAGTNGRVVFSFGVNDTAQEYDHCRVDMPLSLENARRIFRTAKLRYPILMIGPPAIADPDHNERVKDLSENLGILSQELDVPYLDIWTPLSRSSIWLNDIKARDGYHPGSTGYTEMAVIIQKWSAWLDWFKRDRSEE, from the coding sequence ATGCCGAAAGACGACAAGGATCTGCGGATTTGTTTTGTGGGAGATTCATTTGTGAACGGGGTGGGTGATCTGGGCTGTTTGGGATGGACAGGCCGCATCTGCGCCACAATGTATCGGCGAGGATATGATTTCACCAGCTATAACTTGGGAGTTCGCCAAAGTACGAGTGCTGATATTGAAGACCGGTGGCTATCGGAAGTTCAAGCGCGCTGTCCGGCGGGTACGAATGGTCGAGTGGTCTTTAGCTTTGGGGTAAATGATACGGCCCAAGAATATGATCACTGCCGGGTTGATATGCCTCTGTCCCTGGAGAATGCGCGGCGCATTTTTAGAACGGCAAAGCTACGATATCCGATTCTGATGATTGGTCCGCCTGCGATCGCAGATCCTGACCATAATGAGCGAGTCAAAGATCTCTCCGAGAACCTTGGCATTCTTAGTCAAGAGTTAGATGTGCCCTATTTGGATATTTGGACACCTCTCTCCCGCTCCAGCATCTGGTTAAACGATATCAAAGCGAGAGATGGCTACCATCCTGGCAGTACGGGCTATACAGAAATGGCTGTGATTATTCAGAAGTGGTCTGCTTGGCTGGACTGGTTTAAGCGCGATCGTTCAGAGGAGTAG
- a CDS encoding ribulose bisphosphate carboxylase small subunit: protein MRTLPIERRFETFSYLPPLNDDQIRRQIQYILDQGYIAGIEFNDTPEPTEYYWTMWKLPLFKNPSVQDVLYEIGECRSEYSDKYVRVVGFDNIRQCQVMSFIVHKPGSNSGYRPY from the coding sequence ATGAGAACTTTACCCATAGAAAGACGTTTCGAGACCTTTTCCTACTTGCCTCCCCTGAACGACGATCAGATTCGTCGACAAATTCAGTACATCTTGGATCAGGGCTATATTGCAGGAATTGAGTTTAACGATACTCCTGAGCCAACCGAATACTACTGGACCATGTGGAAGTTGCCTCTTTTCAAAAATCCTTCTGTTCAGGATGTTTTGTATGAGATTGGCGAGTGCCGCTCTGAGTACTCTGATAAGTATGTGCGGGTGGTTGGATTTGACAATATCCGCCAGTGCCAAGTCATGAGCTTTATTGTTCATAAGCCGGGTAGCAATAGTGGGTACCGCCCCTACTAA
- the rcbX gene encoding RuBisCO chaperone RbcX, translating to MDQKRVAKDTAQVLISYLTYQAAKLVVTQLYETNPGLGIWLSEFSSTDRIQDGEFYLEALMQENRELALRLLTVREHLAEEVVEFLPEMVKTGIQESNVGHRRQLLERMTQMSTPESPSNDDELEADADEELD from the coding sequence ATGGATCAAAAACGAGTTGCCAAAGATACAGCCCAAGTGCTGATCAGCTATTTGACCTATCAAGCGGCCAAGTTAGTGGTGACTCAGCTTTATGAGACCAATCCCGGTCTTGGAATTTGGTTGTCGGAGTTTTCTTCTACGGATCGAATTCAAGACGGTGAGTTTTACCTCGAAGCCCTCATGCAAGAAAATCGAGAGTTAGCGTTGCGGTTGTTAACGGTGAGAGAGCATTTAGCAGAGGAAGTCGTTGAGTTCCTGCCAGAAATGGTCAAGACCGGAATTCAAGAATCGAATGTAGGTCATCGACGTCAGCTCCTAGAGCGAATGACCCAAATGTCTACACCCGAGTCACCTTCTAATGATGATGAGCTTGAAGCAGATGCTGATGAAGAGCTGGATTGA
- a CDS encoding form I ribulose bisphosphate carboxylase large subunit, translated as MSYSQTRTQSKAGYDAGVKDYKLTYYTPDYTPKDTDILAAFRMTPQPGVPPEEAGAAVAAESSTGTWTTVWTDLLTDLDRYKGRCYDIEAVANEDNQYIAYIAYPLDLFEEGSVVNLLTSLVGNVFGFKALRALRLEDIRIPVAYMKTFQGPPHGITVERDKINKYGRPLLGCTIKPKLGLSAKNYGRAVYECLRGGLDFTKDDENINSQPFMRWRDRFLFVAEAIHKAQAETGEIKGHYLNVTAATCEEMLKRAEFAKELEMPIIMHDFITGGFTANTTLSHWCRDNGVLLHIHRAMHAVIDRQKNHGMHFRVLSKCLRMSGGDHIHTGTVVGKLEGEKGITMGFVDLLRENYVEKDLSRGIYFTQDWASMGGVMAVASGGIHVWHMPALVEIFGDDSVLQFGGGTLGHPWGCAPGATANRVALEACVQARNEGRDMAREGGDILREAAKWSPELAVALEVWKEIKFEFEAMDTV; from the coding sequence ATGTCCTATTCACAAACTAGAACTCAGTCAAAGGCCGGATATGATGCTGGCGTTAAAGACTACAAGCTAACCTATTACACGCCGGACTACACCCCAAAAGATACAGATATCCTCGCTGCCTTCCGGATGACCCCTCAACCAGGTGTTCCTCCCGAAGAAGCTGGTGCTGCTGTTGCGGCTGAATCCTCAACAGGAACCTGGACCACTGTGTGGACTGACCTGTTAACCGATTTGGATCGATACAAAGGCCGTTGCTACGACATCGAAGCAGTTGCCAACGAAGATAATCAGTACATTGCCTATATTGCCTATCCCCTCGATTTGTTTGAGGAAGGGTCAGTCGTCAACTTGTTGACCTCCCTTGTGGGTAACGTGTTTGGTTTCAAAGCACTTCGGGCCTTACGTCTTGAAGATATTCGTATTCCGGTTGCCTACATGAAGACCTTCCAAGGTCCTCCTCACGGAATCACAGTTGAGCGTGACAAGATCAATAAGTATGGCCGTCCTTTGTTGGGTTGTACCATTAAGCCCAAGTTAGGTCTATCCGCAAAGAACTACGGTAGAGCCGTTTATGAGTGTCTCCGCGGTGGTCTTGACTTCACTAAGGATGATGAGAACATTAACTCTCAGCCTTTCATGCGCTGGCGTGATCGCTTCCTCTTTGTTGCTGAAGCGATTCATAAAGCCCAAGCTGAAACCGGTGAGATTAAAGGTCACTATCTAAATGTTACCGCTGCCACCTGTGAGGAGATGCTGAAGCGGGCTGAGTTCGCGAAAGAACTCGAAATGCCCATCATCATGCATGACTTTATTACCGGTGGTTTTACCGCTAACACAACCCTGTCCCACTGGTGCCGTGATAATGGTGTGCTGCTCCATATTCACCGAGCCATGCACGCTGTGATTGACCGTCAGAAGAACCATGGTATGCACTTCCGTGTTCTTTCGAAGTGTCTCCGCATGTCTGGTGGTGACCACATCCACACCGGTACGGTTGTGGGTAAGTTGGAAGGTGAAAAAGGCATCACCATGGGATTCGTGGATCTCTTGCGTGAGAACTATGTGGAGAAAGATCTGTCTCGTGGTATCTACTTCACTCAGGACTGGGCCTCTATGGGCGGCGTTATGGCTGTCGCCTCCGGTGGTATTCACGTTTGGCACATGCCTGCCCTAGTTGAGATCTTTGGTGATGATTCTGTGCTCCAGTTTGGTGGTGGAACCTTGGGTCACCCTTGGGGTTGTGCACCGGGTGCAACGGCTAACCGGGTTGCTCTTGAAGCCTGTGTCCAAGCTCGTAACGAAGGTCGCGACATGGCTCGTGAGGGTGGCGACATTCTCCGTGAAGCTGCTAAGTGGAGTCCTGAACTGGCTGTTGCCTTAGAAGTCTGGAAAGAGATCAAGTTCGAATTCGAGGCAATGGATACAGTCTAA
- a CDS encoding GNAT family N-acetyltransferase — protein sequence MGFWKSLFGSSNGASAQTLAPANGSIGTALSISSNGRGSKSTQSKITFSKDREIDLYELEELCDAVGWSRRPIRKVKKALKHSFIVVSMWEQRGSYNRLIGFSRATSDHTFNATIWDVVVHPDFQGQGLGKALMKQIIKELRREDISNITLFADPHVVNFYRDLGFMPDPEGIKGMFWYPNFR from the coding sequence ATGGGTTTTTGGAAAAGCTTATTTGGAAGTTCAAACGGGGCGTCTGCACAGACCCTAGCCCCTGCGAATGGCTCGATCGGGACGGCTCTGTCAATTTCCAGCAACGGGCGAGGCTCCAAATCGACCCAATCTAAAATTACTTTTAGTAAAGATCGTGAAATCGATCTGTATGAACTGGAAGAGCTTTGTGATGCCGTAGGCTGGTCCCGTCGCCCCATTCGCAAAGTCAAAAAGGCCCTCAAACATAGCTTTATTGTGGTCTCCATGTGGGAACAACGGGGTAGCTACAATCGCCTGATTGGTTTCTCTCGGGCCACCTCCGATCACACGTTTAATGCCACCATTTGGGATGTCGTCGTCCATCCTGACTTTCAAGGCCAAGGCCTGGGCAAAGCCTTGATGAAACAGATCATCAAAGAGTTACGGCGAGAGGATATTAGCAATATCACTCTTTTTGCTGACCCCCATGTCGTCAACTTTTACCGAGATTTAGGCTTTATGCCTGACCCAGAAGGCATTAAAGGGATGTTTTGGTATCCCAACTTTCGGTAA
- a CDS encoding tetratricopeptide repeat protein: MVEGPSEQSQQGKFNLPSLHTRVDDQMSSLIKRGLHLANEIEADLIHSVFESEGQDSPLPDETEPVEANHQSSKHPESPFPPDPLEGLTLVQPTVTSQPTLDPEATDETSWAMVWLRRGLHKYEQADYIGAKNNFKQAIQKQPTLAAAHNGLGSVLYQFRDFVEAVVVYNQALDYAPENAELYCNLASALYRIQNYDEAALAYQKAIYYNAYLHAAYYGLGLAQFQIGFQEEAMTAFEQATQLNVQHAESFLGLAVTHFEFGEYQEASLALEQAMKLNPVYIEAYFRLQKFVDVLGDSSH; the protein is encoded by the coding sequence ATGGTGGAGGGGCCCAGTGAGCAGTCCCAACAGGGTAAGTTCAATCTTCCATCTCTTCATACTCGTGTTGATGATCAGATGTCTTCGTTGATTAAACGTGGACTACATCTGGCCAATGAAATAGAAGCCGATCTGATCCATTCTGTCTTTGAATCCGAAGGCCAGGACAGTCCACTGCCAGATGAAACGGAGCCCGTTGAGGCAAACCATCAAAGTTCTAAACACCCTGAATCTCCGTTCCCACCCGACCCTTTAGAGGGATTGACCCTGGTTCAACCGACCGTCACGAGTCAACCAACCCTCGACCCAGAAGCAACAGATGAGACCTCTTGGGCGATGGTGTGGCTGCGGCGCGGACTACATAAGTATGAGCAAGCAGACTATATTGGGGCAAAAAATAATTTTAAGCAGGCGATTCAAAAGCAGCCCACTTTGGCCGCAGCTCACAACGGCTTGGGTAGCGTGTTGTATCAATTTCGGGACTTTGTCGAAGCGGTTGTTGTGTATAACCAAGCTTTGGACTATGCCCCTGAGAATGCCGAGCTCTATTGCAATCTAGCAAGTGCTCTCTATCGCATTCAGAATTATGATGAAGCGGCCCTAGCTTATCAAAAAGCGATTTATTACAACGCTTATTTGCATGCTGCCTATTATGGTTTGGGACTAGCCCAGTTTCAAATTGGATTTCAAGAAGAAGCGATGACAGCCTTTGAACAAGCCACCCAATTGAATGTGCAGCATGCCGAGAGCTTTCTGGGATTGGCTGTGACCCATTTTGAATTTGGAGAGTATCAGGAGGCCAGCCTCGCCTTAGAGCAGGCGATGAAGTTAAACCCCGTTTATATCGAAGCCTATTTCAGGCTGCAGAAGTTTGTGGATGTATTAGGGGATAGCTCTCACTGA
- a CDS encoding molecular chaperone DnaJ, with protein MSSSLVRQSTPEELELQQKQSELLDLEAQLAQRELELATFQAELHSFEYRYMQVVGIRQEELERINAQISKYLTLMASNHNFRPSARLKQLYREVAKRIHPDLATDPEERDRREQLMALVNRAYEAGDEDRLRAILHDWESSPDSVQGEGITADLIRTIRQIAQSRQRLQSIEDKLQQLSQSDLHQLRIKAVKLEQLGQDLLLEMSHRFDQEILMAQRQLTELKKKMG; from the coding sequence ATGAGTAGTAGTCTTGTTCGTCAATCGACGCCAGAAGAGCTAGAACTCCAGCAAAAGCAGTCAGAGCTATTGGATTTGGAAGCTCAGTTAGCGCAACGGGAGCTGGAGTTGGCTACGTTTCAGGCCGAACTCCACTCGTTTGAATATCGCTACATGCAGGTTGTGGGCATCCGTCAAGAGGAATTAGAGCGGATTAATGCCCAAATTTCAAAATACTTAACGTTGATGGCCTCTAATCACAACTTTCGGCCCTCCGCCCGCCTCAAACAACTCTATCGAGAAGTGGCTAAACGGATTCATCCTGACCTAGCGACAGACCCTGAAGAGCGTGATCGCCGCGAGCAACTGATGGCCTTAGTGAATCGAGCCTATGAAGCGGGGGATGAAGATCGGCTCCGGGCAATTTTGCATGACTGGGAAAGTAGTCCCGACTCGGTTCAAGGGGAAGGGATAACAGCAGATTTAATCCGGACAATTCGCCAAATAGCTCAAAGCCGACAGCGGTTGCAGTCGATTGAGGATAAATTACAGCAGCTATCCCAATCCGATTTACATCAATTGCGGATAAAAGCTGTGAAGCTAGAGCAACTTGGACAGGATCTTTTGCTAGAAATGTCTCATCGCTTTGACCAAGAAATCTTGATGGCGCAGCGACAGTTAACAGAGCTTAAGAAAAAAATGGGATAG